The following proteins are co-located in the Xiphophorus maculatus strain JP 163 A chromosome 24, X_maculatus-5.0-male, whole genome shotgun sequence genome:
- the LOC102224761 gene encoding kinesin heavy chain gives MVDAAECGVKVMCRFRPLNEAEITRGDKYIPKFKEDDTVVITGKPYVFDRVLPPNTTQEQVYEQCAKQIVKDVLGGYNGTIFAYGQTSSGKTHTMEGKLHDPQLMGIIPRIAQDIFDHIYSMDENLEFHIKVSYFEIYLDKIRDLLDVSKTNLAVHEDKNRVPYVKGCTERFVSSPEEVMDVIDEGKANRHVAVTNMNEHSSRSHSIFLINIKQENVETEKKLSGKLYLVDLAGSEKVSKTGAEGSVLDEAKNINKSLSALGNVISALAEGTKTHVPYRDSKMTRILQDSLGGNCRTTIIICCSPSVYNEAETKSTLMFGQRAKTIKNTVCVNLELTAEEWKKKYEKEKEKNKSLKSAIQRLEAELNRWRNGEDVPEEERLSSKDQRSIEQYDNTPIIDNLPPRGGDVSNEERKTFEEDIRNLYKQLDDKDDEINQHSQLAEKLKEQMLDQEELLASTRRDYEKIQEELCRLQTENDLAKEEVKEVLQALEELAVNYDQKSQEVEERKAANQQLIEELQQKTALLSVVQRELSQLEELNGLQRKRAAEVLNLLLRDLSDIGAIIGTGDAKAASNAEAKGNGSAVEEEFTVARLYISKMKSEVKSLVNRSKQLESAQADAHRKIQANEKELASCQLLISQHQAKIKSLTDYMQNMEQKKRQLEESQDALTEEIAKLQAHEKRHDVSKEDLNRLDGDEDVKLQKSVEEQLESHREAHQKQLSRLRDEIEDKQRMLDELTDLNQGLLLEQERLASDYEKLKAEDQEKNSKLQNLILLNEHREQARDDLKGLEETVAKELQTLHNLRKLFVQDLTARVKKSAELDCEEGLGNVAQKQKISFLENNLDQLTKVHKQLVRDNADLRCELPKLEKRLRTTAERVKTLENALKEAKENAMRDRKRYQKEVDRIKEAVRAKNMARRGYSAQIAKPIRPGHHPVSSPIISTTRTEGIYTHN, from the exons atgGTGGATGCAGCAGAGTGCGGGGTGAAGGTGATGTGCCGCTTCAGGCCCCTGAACGAGGCCGAAATCACCAGAGGAGACAAGTACATCCCCAAGTTTAAGGAGGACGACACCGTGGTGATAACC gGCAAGCCGTACGTGTTCGACCGCGTTCTGCCGCCAAACACGACACAGGAGCAAGTTTACGAGCAGTGTGCCAAACAGATCGTCAAAG ATGTGCTGGGTGGATACAACGGGACGATCTTCGCTTACGGACAGACGTCTTCTGGAAAGACCCACACcatggag GGCAAACTGCACGACCCACAGCTGATGGGAATCATCCCTCGCATCGCGCAGGACATCTTCGACCACATCTACTCCATGGACGAGAACCTGGAGTTTCACATCAAG gtttcttattttgaaatctaCCTGGATAAAATCAGAGACCTGCTGGACG tgTCGAAGACGAACCTGGCTGTGCATGAAGACAAGAACAGGGTGCCCTATGTGAAG GGCTGCACTGAGCGCTTCGTGTCCAGTCCTGAGGAAGTGATGGACGTCATCGACGAGGGAAAGGCCAATCGGCACGTGGCAGTGACAA ACATGAATGAGCACAGCTCTCGCAGCCACAGCATCTTCCTGATCAACATCAAGCAGGAAAACGTCGAAACGGAGAAGAAACTGTCGGGGAAGCTGTACCTGGTTGATCTGGCCGGCAGCGAGAAG GTCAGCAAGACCGGAGCGGAGGGGTCGGTGCTGGACGAGGcgaaaaacatcaacaaatctCTGTCGGCGTTGGGGAACGTCATCTCGGCTCTGGCTGAGGGAACG AAAACCCACGTACCGTACAGAGACAGCAAGATGACCCGGATCCTGCAGGACTCCCTGGGAGGAAACTGCcgcaccaccatcatcatctgCTGCTCGCCGTCCGTCTACAACGAGGCCGAGACCAAGTCCACGCTCATGTTTGGACAGAG GGCGAAGACCATCAAGAACACGGTGTGTGTGAACCTGGAGCTGACCGCCGAGGAGTGGAAGAAGAAATacgagaaggagaaggagaagaacaAGAGCCTGAAGAGCGCcatccagaggctggaggctgAACTGAACCGCTGGAGGAACG GGGAGGACGTTCCTGAGGAGGAGCGTCTGAGCTCTAAAGACCAGAGGAGCATCGAACAATACGACAACACTCCCATCATCGACAATCTGCCGCCACGAGGGGGCGACGTCTCCAACGAAGAGAGGAAAACGTTTGAGGAGGACATCAGGAACCTGTACAAGCAGCTTGATGACAAG GACGATGAGATCAACCAACACAGCCAACTGGCTGAGAAGCTTAAAGAGCAAATGTTGGACCAAGAAGAG CTGCTGGCGTCGACGCGGCGGGATTATGAGAAGATCCAGGAGGAGCTGTGCCGGCTGCAGACGGAGAACGATCTGGccaaggaggaggtgaaggaggtGCTGCAGGCGCTGGAGGAGCTGGCCGTCAACTACGACCAGAAGAgccaggaggtggaggagcgcAAGGCAGCCAACCAGCAGCTGAtcgaggagctgcagcagaaaacc GCTCTGCTGTCGGTGGTGCAGCGGGAGCTGAGtcagctggaggagctgaacGGCCTGCAGAGGAAGAGAGCCGCCGAGGTGCTCAACCTGCTGCTGCGAGACCTGAGCGACATCGGCGCCATCATTGGCACCGGCGACGCCAAGGCCGCCTCG AACGCGGAGGCGAAGGGGAACGGCTCGGCGGTGGAGGAGGAGTTCACCGTCGCTCGCCTCTACATCAGCAAGATGAAGTCAGAGGTCAAGTCTCTGGTGAACCGCAGCAAGCAGCTGGAGAGCGCGCAGGCCGACGCCCACCGCAAGATCCAGGCCAACGAGAAGGAGCTGGCGTCCTGTCAGCTGCTCATCTCACAG CACCAGGCCAAGATCAAGTCCCTGACCGACTACATGCAGAACatggagcagaagaagaggCAGCTGGAGGAGAGTCAGGACGCGCTGACCGAGGAGATCGCCAAGCTGCAGGCGCACG AAAAACGACATGATGTGTCAAAGGAGGACCTCAACAGGTTGGATGGAGACGAGGATGTGAAG CTCCAGAAAAGCgtggaggagcagctggagaGCCACAGGGAGGCTCATCAGAAGCAGCTCAGCCGCCTGCGGGACGAGATCGAAGACAAGCAGAGGATGCTGGACGAGCTGACAGA TCTAAACCAGGGTCTGTTACTGGAGCAGGAGAGACTCGCGTCTGACTATGAGAAACTGAAGGCTGAGGACCAGGAGAAGAATTCAAAGCTGCAGAACCTCAT TCTGTTGAATGAACACAGAGAGCAGGCCAGAGACGACCTGAAGGGGCTGGAGGAGACGGTG gCCAAAGAGCTGCAGACTTTGCACAACCTACGCAAACTGTTTGTTCAGGATCTCACAGCTCGAGTTAAGAAG AGTGCAGAGCTGGACTGCGAGGAGGGGCTTGGGAACGTcgctcagaaacagaaaatctctTTCTTGGAAAACAATTTGGACCAACTTACCAAGGTCCACAAGCAG CTGGTGCGAGACAACGCAGACCTTCGCTGTGAGCTGCCCAAGCTGGAGAAGCGTCTGCGGACCACGGCCGAGCGAGTCAAAACTCTGGAGAACGCCCTGAAGGAGGCCAAGGAGAACGCCATGAGGGACCGCAAGCGCTACCAGAAAGAGGTGGACCGCATCAAAGAGGCCGTCCGAGCCAAGAACATGGCCAGGAGGGGCTATTCTGCTCAGATCG CGAAGCCCATCAGGCCGGGCCACCATCCAGTATCGTCTCCCATCATCAGCACCACCAGAACTGAAGGAATCTACACTCACAACTGA